The genomic region CCGAGGCCGCCGAGCGGATCAGGGCCGCGCATCCCGGCGCCGCGGTGACGGTGCAGCAACTGGACCTGTCGTCGCTGGCGAGTGTGCGTAAGGCGGCCGAGGAGATCCGCGCCAACCAGCCGCGCATCGACCTGCTGATCAACAACGCGGGCCTGATGTACGTGCCGCGCCGCGAGCTCACCGAAGACGGTTTCGAGATGCATTTCGGCACCAACCATCTCGGCCACTTCGCGTTGACGGGTCTGCTAGTCGACCACCTCGGCGAGGGCTCGCGGATCGTGTCCGTCGCCAGCATCGCCCACCGGATCCTGGCGCGAATCCGCTTCGAGGACCCGCATTTCGAGTCCGGCTACAACCGCGTCGCGGCGTACGGGCAGTCGAAGCTGGCCAATCTGCTGTTCACCTACGAACTGCAGCGCAGGCTGGCCGCCGCGGGCAGGCCGACCATCGCCGTCGCCGCGCACCCGGGCATCTCCAACACCGAGCTGATGCGCTACATCCCGGTGCCCGTGCCCGACATCCTGTACCGGATCGCCACCCAGCCCGCCGAGCAGGGGGCGCTGCCGACGCTGCGCGCGGCGACCGACCCCGCCGTGCAGGACGGCCAGTACTACGGGCCCGACGGTCTCGGCGAGCTGCGCGGGCACCCGAAACTCGTTGCGTCCAGCGCACAGTCACACAACCAGGACATCGCGCGCCGGTTGTGGACGATGTCGGAGGAACTGACCGGCGTGAGCTTCCCGATCTGATGCGCACGGTCGAGGAACATCAGCGTGTCGTCGCCGGGCTGTTCGCCCGCCGGCCCGCCCAGCACGTCCCGATCGCCGACGCGCTGGGCATGGTGCTGGCCGAGGACGTCGTCGCCCCGCTCTCGCTGCCCGGGTTCGACAACTCCGCGATGGACGGGTACGCGGTGATCGCCGAGGAGGTGGCCGGCGCGTCGGAGCAGTCGCCGGTGCGGCTGCCCGTCGCCGAGGACATCCCGGCCGGGCGCACCGATCTGCTGACGCTGCGACCCGGCACCGCGCACCGGATCATGACCGGCGCGATGCTGCCCGCAGGGGCGACGGCCGTCGTCCCGGTGGAGGCCACCAACGCCGCCACCGACACCGTGGAGATCTACCGCGACGCGCGGCCCGGCCAGCACATCCGGCGCGCGGGCGAGGACGTCACCGCGGGCACGACGGTGCTGCGCGCCGGCCAGCCGGTCACCCCGGCCGCGCTGGGGCTGGCGGCGGCGCTGGGCCTGGCGGAGCTGAGCGTGGTTCCGCGGCAACGGGTGCTGGTGATGTCGACGGGCACCGAACTGGTCGCCCCCGGCACGCCGCTGGCGCCCGGTCAGATCTACGAGTCCAACGCGGTGATGCTGGCGGCGGCGATGCGTGACGCCGGGGCCGAGGTGGTCACCACCGCGATGAGCGGTGACGACGTCGACTCGTTCCGCGCCGCGCTGCGCGGCCACGCCGGCGAGGCCGACCTGATCGTCACCTCCGGCGGGGTCAGCGCGGGCGCCTACGAGGTGGTCAAGGACGCGCTGGCCGGCGACGTGGAGTTCGTCAAGGTGGCGATGCAGCCCGGGATGCCGCAGGGCTGCGGGACGGTGACGGTCGACGGGCGCGCCATCCCGATCGTGACGCTGCCCGGCAACCCGGTCAGCGCGCTGGTGTCGTTCGAGGTGTTCCTGCGCAGCCCGCTGCGCGCGGCGATGGGCCTGCCGCAGCCGGGCCGGCCGCGGCGCACCGCCGTGCTCACCGAGGACCTGACCTCACCGCGCGGTAAGCGCCAGTTCCGCCGCGGGGTGTTCGACGCCGACGCCGGGACGGTCACCAGTTACGGCCCGCCGGCGTCGCACCACCTGCGCTGGCTGGCGTCGGCGAACTGTCTGCTGGAAATCGACGAGGATGTCGACGCGCTGACCGCCGGGGCCGCCGTGACGGTGTGGGACCTGACGTAGCGCCCCAGGCCCGTAGAATCGCGACACGATGGCCAGACGCCCCGATCTTCCCTCCGGCCCCGCGCGGCTCCTGGCGCTGGCCCGTACCACGATCCCGCCGATGCACCCCGCCGGACTGCCGTTCGTCGGGGCCAGCCTCGCCGTCGCGGCGCTGGGCCACCGCAAGCGCTGGCTGCGCACCGCGGCGCTGACGTCGGCGGCCGCCAACGCGCTGTTCTTCCGGCATCCGCCGCGGGTGCCACCGACCCGGCCGAACCTGGTCGTCGCGCCCGCCGACGGGCTGATCTGCCTGATCGAGGAGGCACCGCCGCCCGCCGAACTCGGTTTGCCGTCAACCCCGTTGCCGCGGATCAGCATCTTCCTGTCGGTGTTCGACGCGCACGTGCAACGCGCCCCGATCGCCGGTGAGGTGGCCGCGGTGGTGCACCGGCCGGGCAAGTTCGGCTCCGCCGAACTCGAGGCCGCCAGTGAGGACAACGAGCGCAACAGCGTGCTGATCCGCTCCGAGACCGGTGCGGAGGTGATCGCGGTGCAGATCGCGGGCCTGGTGGCGCGGCGCATCGTGTGTGAGGCCAAGGTCGGCGACAAGCTCGAGATCGGCCAGACCTACGGGCTGATCCGGTACGGCTCGCGGCTGGACACCTATCTGCCCGCCGGGTCGAACATCCTGGTGACGACGGGCCAGCGGGCGCTGGCCGGTGAGACGGTCCTGGCGGAGCTGCCATGATCCGGCCGCGCATCAAACGCTCCGTGGTCAGCCTGCGGATCCTGCCCAGCGCGATGACGGTCGCGGCGATCTGCCTCGGGTTGTCCGCGGTGAAGATGGCGCTGGACGACCGGCCGACCGAGGCGATGGCGTTCCTGGCGATCGCGGCGATCCTCGACGCGCTCGACGGCCGCATCGCCCGCGCGCTCAACGCCACCTCCCGGATGGGCGAGGAGATCGACTCGCTGGCCGACGCGGTGAACTTCGGTGTGGCACCGGCGTTCATCGTGTACGGCACGCTGCTGTCGCAGTCGCGGCTGGGCTGGATCGTGGTGCTGCTGTACGCGGTGTGCATCGTGCTGAGGCTGGCCCGGTTCAACGCGATGCTCGACGTGGACCGGCCGGCCTACGAGAAGCAGTACTTCGTCGGGATGCCCGCACCGGCGGGGGCGATCGGCGCGATCGGTCCGCTGGCGGCCAAGATGCAGTTCGGCGAGGGCTGGTGGACGTCGGAGATCGCGGTCGTGATCTGGATGATCGGCGTCTCGCTGCTGGTGGTGAGCACGGTCCCGATGCGCAAGATCCACACGTTCGCGATCCCGCCGAACATGGTGGCGCCGCTGCTGGCGCTCGTCGCGATCGGCGTCGCCGCCGCGATCCTCTACGGCTACCTGGTGATCCTGATCATCATCGCCGCCTACGTCATCCACATCCCGTTCGCGATCCGCACCCGGCGGTTCCTGGCTGAACACCCAGAGGTGTGGGACGACAAACCGCGCCAGCAGCGCGCGGCGCGGCGGGCGATCCGGCGGGCGCAGCCGCACCGCCGGTCGATGATGCGGCTCGGACTTCGGAGGCCGGGCGCCCCCCGTGACTGAACTGCAGACCGCCGAGCAGGTGCCGCGCCGGCATCTCACGCTGATCGCCCGGCTCAACACCTCCCCGCTGGACTCGCGCCGCGGCGTGGTCCGGCTGCATCCGGAAGCCCTTGCCGCACTCGGTATCCGGGAGTGGGATGCGGTGTCGCTGACGGGCTCGCGTACAACGGCGGCGGTGGCCGCGGCGGCGGACCCGGACGTGCCCGCGGGCACCGCGCTGCTCGACGACGTCACGCTGTCCAACGCCAAGCTGGTGGAGAACGCCACCGTGCTGGTGGCGCCGGTGACGGTGCACGGCGCGAAGTCGGTGACGCTGGCCGGCTCCAAGCTCGCCACCACCTCGATCAGCCCGGCCACGCTGCGCCAGGCACTGCTGGGCAAGGTGGTGACGGTCGGCGACACGGTGGCGCTGGCGCCGCGCGACCTCGGCCCGGAGTTCCCCGCGTCGCGGGCGACCCAGGCGCTGGCGGCGTCGGTGGGCATCCTGTGGACCTCCGAACTGCTGACGGTGACCGGCACCGATCCGGCCGGACCGGTGAGCGTGCAACCGAATTCGTCGGTCAACTGGGGTGACGGCTCGACCGCCCCGCAGCCGACGGCCGCCGCCCAGGCGGTGGTGCACACCCGGCAGAAACCGGCGATCACCGTCGAGGACCTCAAGGGCTCCCAGGCGCAGGCGGAGCGCCTGACCGAATGGCTCAAGCTCGCACTCGACCAGCCGGAGCTGCTCGAAACCCTGGGCGCCACAGCCAATCTCGGCGTGCTGGTGTCAGGCCCCGCCGGGGTCGGCAAGGCCGCGCTGGTGCGGGCGGTGTGTGCGGGCCGGCGGCTGGTCGAGCTTGACGGACCCGAGGTGGGTTCGCTGCGCGCCGAGGACCGGCTGTCGAGTGTGGCCTCGGCGGTGGCGACGGTGCGCGACGGCGGCGGGGTGCTGCTGATCACCGACATCGACGCGCTGCTGCCGGATGCCGGTGAGCGCCAGCCCGACCCGGTGGCCACGCTGATCCTGGGCGAACTGCGCGACGCCGTGGCCACCAAGGGGGTGGCGTTCATCGCGACGACGCAGGCGCCCGACGGCATCGACCCGCGGCTGCGCGCGCCCGACCTGTGCGACCGTGAGCTCGGGTTGAGCCTGCCCGACGCCGCGATCCGCGCCCAGCTCCTCGAGGTGCTGCTGCGCGATGTGCCCGCCGAGAACCTCGACCTCAACGAAGTCGCCCAGCGCACACCGGGTTTCGTCGTCGCCGATCTTGCCGCGCTGGTGCGCGAGGCCGCGTTGCGGGCCGCGGCGCGGGCCAGTTCGGACGGGGCGTCACCGAAGCTGACCCAGGACGATCTGATGGGCGCGACGACGGTGATCCGGCCGCTGTCGCGCTCGGCGACCGAGGAGGTGTCGGTCGGCTCGGTCACCCTCGACGACGTCGGCGACATGGTCGCCACCAAGCAGGCGCTGACCGAGGCGGTGCTGTGGCCGCTGCAGCATCCCGACACGTTCGCCCGGCTCGGCGTCGCGCCGCCGCGCGGGGTGCTGCTGTACGGGCCGCCCGGATGCGGCAAGACGTTCGTGGTGCGGGCGCTGGCCAGTTCGGGCCGGCTGTCGGTGCACGCGGTCAAGGGCGCCGAGCTGATGGACAAGTGGGTCGGCTCGTCGGAGAAGGCGGTGCGGGAACTGTTCCGGCGGGCCCGCGACTCCGCGCCGTCGCTGGTGTTCCTCGACGAGATCGACGCGCTGGCGCCGCGGCGCGGGCAGAGCTTCGACTCCGGGGTGACCGACCGTGTGGTGGCCGCGCTGCTGACCGAGCTCGACGGCATCGACCCGCTGCGTGACGTGGTGGTGCTGGGGGCGACCAACCGCCCGGACCTGATCGATCCGGCGCTGCTGCGGCCGGGCCGGCTGGAGAAGCTGGTGTTCGTCGAACCGCCCGACGCGGAGGCCCGCCGCGACATCCTGCGCACCGCGGGCAAGTCGATCCCGCTGGCCAGCGAGGGGGACGACGCCGTCGACCTCGACGCGCTGGCCGCCGACCTGGAGGGCTACAGCGCCGCCGACTGTGTGGCGCTGCTGCGCGAGGCCGCGCTGACCGCGATGCGCCGTTCGATCGACGCGGCCGACGTCACCGCCGCCGACGTGGCCGCCGCCCGCGAGGCCGTGCGCCCGTCGCTGGATCCGGCGCAGGTCGAGGCGCTGCGCGCCTTCGCCGCCGGGCGGTAACTCCCGCGCCTTCCGCGCCGAACGTGGGTTACCCGCACGCTTTCTGGCCGAAAGGTGTGCGGGTAACCCACGTTCGCCGTCGCGGATATCCATCTTGACAGTGGCAAGATCAGTCGGCACAGTGAAACTTGTCACTGACAAGATCTAGGAGGAACGCCATGGAGATCCGCGCCGGCGACGCCGACCGGGAGGCCACCGCCCGCCTGCTCGGCCAGGCGTTCACGCAGGGCTACCTCACGATGCCCGAGTACGAGGCGCGCCTGCAGGACGCCTTCGCCGCGACCACACAGTCCCAGCTGCGTGCGCTCACCGCCGACCTGCCCCTGGCCCGCCGGATCGCCCGCCGTCAGGCCGCCCGGCGCAGCGTGCGCTACCACCTCGCCGGCTACCTGACCATGGTCGCCGTGGTGCTGACCGTGTGGCTGTCAGTCGGGTTGACCACCGGCGCCTGGTACTTCTGGCCGATCTGGCCGATCCTCGGCGCGGGCATCGGCCTGGTCGGCCACGCGCTGCCGGTCAGCCGCTACGGCTCGATGAGCCCGGCGCGAATCGCGTAGCGCGGCGGGCACCGCTTAAGCTACTGGCGATTCACCCGCTACGGCATCGTGGTGACACCAGTCAGCACGATGCTGACCGGGGTGTACTTTTGGCTCCGTTAATTCTGGGGAGTCAGGTTTCTGAGCCAGTACGAGAACGGGCAGGTTGTCGATCGCGCCATGAGCACCCTCGCGCCTGCACGCCCCGCCACCCGCACCCCGTTGATCCGCGACGATCTCGACGGGCTGCGCGGGCTGGCGATCGCCCTGGTGGTCGTCTACCACGTGTGGTTCGGCCGGGTCTCGGGCGGCGTCGACGTGTTCCTGGTGCTGTCCGGGTTCTTCCTCGGCGGCCGGCTGCTGCGCCAGGCCGCGGGCGAGCAACCCGACGAGTCGTGGCCGCGGGCGATCCTGCGGATCGTGCGCCGGCTGGTGCCCGCGCTGGTCGTCGTGCTCGCCGCGTCGACGGTGCTGACGGTGCTGGTGCAGCCGCAGACCCGGTGGGAGTCGTTCGCCGACCAGAGCCTGGCCAGCCTGCTGTACTACCAGAACTGGTATTTGGCCGCCGAGACCAGCGACTACCTGCGCGCCGGGCAGGGTGTGACCCCGCTGCAGCACATCTGGTCGATGTCGGTGCAGGGCCAGTTCTTCGTCGCGGCGATCACGATCGCCGCGCTGATCGCGCTGCTCTGCCGCATCGACGGCTGGGCCCGGCAGCGGCGCACCATGCTGGTCGCGGTGCTGGCGGTGGCCACCGCGCTGTCGTTCTGGTACGCGATCGTGGCCCATCAGCTCGACCAGGCGCACGCCTACTACGACACCGCGGCCCGCGCGTGGGAGATGCTCGCCGGCATGCTGGCCGCAGCGGTGGTCGGCGTGGTGCGCATGCCCGGCTGGCTGCGGGTGGCGACGGCGACGGTGGCGCTGGCCGCGATCGCCTGCTGCGGGTTCCTCATCGACGGCGCCGCGCAGTTCCCGGGCCCGTGGGCGCTGGTGCCCGTCGGCGCGACGGTGCTGCTGATCTTCGCGGGCGCCCCGCGGGAGGACCGCGCGCCGTGGCCCAACCGGCTGCTGGCAAGCAGGCCGCTGAGGACGCTCGGTGAGATGGCCTACTCGCTGTACCTGTGGCACTGGCCGCTGCTGATCTTCTGGATGGCCCACACCGGCCAGGAACGGGTCGGTGTCCGCGACGGTGTCGCGATCATCGCGGTGTCGCTGCTGCTGGCCTACCTGACGCTGCGGCTGGTCGAGGAGCCGCTGCGGGTTCCGAGCCGCACGCTCAGCCAGGGCGCACACCACCTCCCCCGCGGTGGCGCCCCGGCGCTGATCGGCGGGGCCGGGATTGCGCTGTTGGCGACGGCGGTGGTGATGGCGTCGCTGGGGTGGCGCGCCCACGTGGCCGAGGTGCGCGACAACGACGTCGAGCTACAGACGTTGTCGAGCCGCGACTACCCGGGGGCCCGCGCGCTGCTGGAGAACCGCCGGGTGCCGGACCTGCCGATGCGGCCCAGCGCGCTGGCCGCCGCCGACGAGGTGCCCACCACCACCGTCGACGGCTGCATCACCGACTTCGCGAGCATCGAGGTGATCCGCTGCGTGTACGGCGACGCCTCCGCCGACCGGACCATCGCGCTGGCCGGCGGCTCGCACTCGGAGCACTGGATCACCGCGCTGGACCTGCTCGGCCGCAGGCACGGCTTCCGCGTCGTCACCTACCTGAAGATGGGCTGCCCGCTGACCACCGACGAGGAGCCTCAGCTCGCCGTCGCCGAGGAGCCGTACCCGGAGTGCCGGGACTGGGTGCGCGAGGCGATGGATGCGCTGATCGCCGACCGACCGGACTACGTGTTCACCACCACCACGCGGCCCATTCAGGACGGCCCGGGTGACCAGGTGCCCGAGGGCTACGTCGGGATCTGGGACGAGCTCAACGCCCACGGGATCCCGATCCTCGGTGTCCGCGACACCCCGTGGATGTTTATCCGCAGCTACCTGTTCTCCCCCGTCGACTGCCTCTCCGACGGCGGCGATCCGGAGAGCTGCGGGCTGCCGCGCCGCGACGTGCTGTCCGACCGCAACCCCACCCTCGACTACGCCGACCGCTACCCGCTGCTGCATCCGCTGGACCTCAGCGACGCGGTCTGCCGCCCCGACCACTGCCGCGCCGTCGAGGGGAACGTGCTGGTCTACCACGACCCGCACCACCTGACGGCCACCTATGTGCGCACCATGGCCGACGAACTCGGCAGGCAGATCGCGGACGCGACGGGGTGGTGGTGATCGGCACACGCGAGGCTCGCGCAGATCACCCCACGTAGACTGTGTTTCACCGAAAGCCTTTGCTCGGCTGACACCCCGACCATTTGTCTCGGTGGCTGTACGCCGCCGACCCGACCGATCGGAGTGCCCTGCTCGTCATTCTGCTTGCGCACGCGGCCGCGACCGCGCTGGCGCCCCTGCTTGTCTACCGATGGGGCCGGATGGCGTTCTACCCGCTGGCGCTCGTCCCGCTGCTGTCGCTGATCTGGGTTGTCACGAACTGGCCCGAGCCCGGTCAGTCCACCCGCGTCGACCTGCCGTGGGTGCCCGAACTGTCGATGGACATCGCGCTGCGCTTCGACTCGCTGGCCGCGATCATGAGCGTGCTGGTGCTGGCGATCGGCGCGCTGGTGCTGTTCTACTGCGCCGACTACTTCCACCACCACGACGGCCAAATGGAGAAGCGGCTGCCGAGCTTCGCCGCCGAGATGGTCGCCTTCTCCGGTGCGATGTTCGGCCTGGTCACCGCCGACAACACGCTGCTGCTGTACGTGTTCTGGGAGATCACCACGGTGCTGTCGTTCCTGCTGGTCGGCCATTACGCCGAGCGGCTGCACAGCAGGCGGGCGGCCACCCAGGCGCTGCTGGTGACGACGTTCGGCGGCCTGGCGATGCTGGTCGGCATCATCATGCTCGGCGAGTTGTCGGGCACCTACCTGCTCTCGGAGATGATCGCCTCCCCGCCCGGCGGGCTGGTCACCCCGGTGGCGGTGACGCTGGTGCTGGTCGGCGCGCTGTCGAAGTCGGCGATCGTGCCGCTGCACTTCTGGCTGCCCGGCGCGATGGCCGCGCCCACCCCGGTGAGCGCCTACCTGCACGCCGCGGCGATGGTGAAGGCCGGCGTCTACCTGATCGCGCGCATGACCCCCGGGTTCGCCGACGTGCCGCCGTGGCGGCCGGTGGTCGTCATCCTCGGGCTGCTGACCATGCTGCTGGCCGGCTGGCGGGCGGTGCGCGAGTACGACCTGAAGCTGATCCTGGCGTTCGGCACGGTCAGCCAGCTGGGCCTGATCACCCTGATGGTCGGCACCGGCGGTGCCGACATGATGCTGGCCGGGCTGGCGATGCTGGTCGCGCACGCCATGTTCAAGGCCGCGCTGTTCATGGTGGTCGGCATCGTCGACCACTCCACCGGCACCCGTGACATCCGCCGGCTGGCCTGGCTGGGCGACCGGGCCCGGCCACTGCTGGTCATCGCGGTGTGCGCGACGGCCAGCATGGCCGCGCTGCCGCCGTTCTTCGGGTTCGTCGCCAAGGAGGCCGACTTCGAGACCGTGCTGCACAGCCCGCAGCTGGGCGGCTGGGCGCCGGTCGTGCTGGCGGGCATCGCGCTGGGCTCGGTGTTCACCACCATGTACAGCCTGCGGTTCCTGTTCGGCGCGTTCGGCCGCAAGGGTCAGTCCGAGCCGAGCCGCCGCGTCGCCGAGATGCACAGGCTGCACGTCGGGTTCCTGCTGCCGCCCGCCATCCTGGCCGTCTCGGGCCTGGGCTTCGGGCTGTATCCGAGCGGCCTCGGACACGCACTGGAGGACTACGCCGCCACCATCGCCGGCGGGCCCGACTACCACCTCGCGCTGTGGCACGGGGTGAACCTGCCGCTGCTGCTGTCGGTGCTGGTGCTGGGCACCGGTATCGCCGTGTACGTGAACCGGCAGCGGCTGCGCCGGTTCCGCACCGTGCGCGAACCGCTGGGCAACGCCGACCACGCCTACGAGGCCGTGGTGCGGTGGCTGGACCGCTGGTCGGTGGAGCTGACCGCGGTGACCCAGCGCGGGTCGATCCCGTTCACCCAGTCGGTGATCCTGTCGACGCTGGTGCTGCTGCCGACGATCGTGCTGGCGCTGGGTAACCGCGACCACCCGAACTTCGCGCTGTGGGGTTCACCGCTGCAGGTGGTGATCGGCCTGATCATCCTGGCCGCCGCGGTGGGCGCGATGGTGATGCGCAACCGGCTGGCCGCGGTGCTGCTGGTCGGCGTGACCGGGTACGGCTGCGGTGCGATCTTCGCGCTGCACGGCGCCCCGGACCTGGCGCTGACCCAGTTCCTCGTCGAGACGCTGACCCTGGTGATCTTCGTGCTGGTGCTGCGCACGCTGCCCGCCGAGGCGGACCGGGTGCACATCCGGCGCTACCGCTGGCCGCGGGCGGCGCTGGCGCTGGCGGTGGGTGCGACGGTGACCGGGCTGGCGGCGTTCGCGATGGCCGCGCGCAGCGCGACGCCGATCGCCGAGCTGATCCCCGACGCGGCCTACGAACGCGGCCACGGCGCCAACGCGGTGAACGTGCTGCTGGTGGACATCCGCGCGTGGGACACCATGGGCGAGGTCATGGTGCTGCTGGTGGCGGCGACGGGTGTGGCGTCGATGGTGTTCCGGCACCGGCGGTTCGGCGCACCGCCGCGGGTCTCCGACGTCGGGCAGCCGGACATCGGTCTGCTGCCGGCGATCCCGGCCACCAGTCCCGCGGCCGGCGAGGTGACCTGGCTGCGCGGCAGCGAGCTGCGCGACCCGCGGCACCGGTCGCTTCTGCTGGAGGTCGCGACCCGGGTCATCTTCCCGGTGATCATGGTGCTGTCGGCGTACTTCTTCTTCGCCGGCCACAACCACCCGGGCGGCGGGTTCGCCGGCGGTCTGACCGCGGGCCTGGCGCTGGTGCTGCGGTATCTCGCCGGCGGCCGCTACGAGCTGGGTGAGACGCTGCCGCTGGACGCGGGCAAGGTGCTCGGCGCCGGGCTGACGTTGTCGGCGGGTACGGCGCTGGCCTCGGTCCTGGTGGGCGCGCCCGCGCTGTCGTCGGCGCTGATCCAGGTCGACCTGCCGGTGCTGGGCAGCATCAAGATCGTGACCGCTCTGTTCTTCGACCTGGGGGTGTATCTGATCGTCGTCGGACTGGTGCTCGACGTGTTGCGCAGTCTCGGCGCCCGCATCGACGTCGAGCTGGGCCAGGATCGCAGCGCGGGGGTGACCCGGTGACCACGTCGTTCGTTCCCCTGGTGCTGCTCGGCGGGCTCACCGCCGCCGGGGTGTACCTGCTGCTCGAGCGCAACCTGACGCGAATGCTGTTGGGGCTGCTGCTGATCAGCAACGCGATCAACCTGCTGATCCTGGTGGTGGGCGGCCCGTCCGGGAACCCGCCGATCCGCGGCCGCACCAGCGGGGACACCAGCATCACCGCTGATCCGTTGGCGCAGGCCATGATTCTGACCTCGATCGTGATCACGATGGGGGTGGCGTCGTTCATCCTGGCGATGGCCTACCGGTCCTACCGGTTGACCACCGAGGAGGAGGTCGGCGACGACCCCGAGGACGCGAAGGTGTCCGAACTGGCCGCGCGGGACACCGCGGCGGTCGAGGAGGAACGTCCGAAGCCGGATCTGGGCCGCGACACCGACGCGCCCGACGAGCTCGACGCGGTCCCCGGATTCGAGGGATCGCAATGACTTTCGACAGCACGACTCTCGCGTCCGCCCTGATACCGCTGCCGGTGCTGATCCCGGCGCTGGGCGCCGCGGCCACGCTGATCGCCGGCCGTCAGCCCCGGCTGCAGCGGCTCATCACACTGGGCGGGTTGTCGGTCGTGGTGGCGGTGTGCTGTGCGCTGCTGTACCTGACCGACCGGGACGGCACGCTGGTGCTCAACGTCGGCGGCTGGGGTCAGAGCGTGCCCGGCATGGGCCCGCTGGGCATCACGCTGGTGGTGGACCGGCTCAGTGCGCTGATGCTGGTGGTGTCGTCGATCGTGCTGCTGGCGGTGGTCTTCTACGCCATCGGGCAGGGCATCCGCGACGGCGACGAACGCCAGCCGGTGTCGATCTTCATGCCCACCTACATGGTGCTGTCGGCGGGCGTGTGCATGGCGTTTCTGGCCGGCGACCTGTTCAACCTGTTCGTCGGCTTCGAGGTGCTGCTGTCGTCGAGCTACGTGCTGCTGACCATCGGGGCGAGCAAGGATCGGGTCCGCGCGGGCATCTCGTACGTGATGGTGTCGATGGTGTCGTCGCTGGTGTTCCTGTTCGGCATCGCGCTGGTCTACGCGGCGACCGGGACGCTGAACCTGGCCGAGATCGCGGTGCGCCTCGACGACGTGTCCGAGGGCACCCGCTCGGCGCTGTTCGCGGTGCTGCTGGTGGCGTTCGGCATCAAGGCGGCGGTGTTCCCGCTGTCGGCGTGGCTGCCGGACTCCTACCCGACCGCGCCCGCACCCGTCACCGCGGTGTTCGCCGGCCTGCTCACCAAGGTCGGTGTGTACGCGATCATCCGGGCGCACTCGCTGATGTTCCCGGTCGGCGGCCTGGACCGGGTGCTGATGGTGGCCGCGCTGCTGACCATGGTGGTCGGCATCATGGGTGCGATCGCGCAGAGCGACATCAAGCGTCTGCTGTCGTTCACCCTGGTCAGCCACATCGGCTACATGGTGTTCGGGGTGGCGCTGTCCAACCAGCTCGGCATGTCGGGCGCGATCTACTACGTCGCGCACCACATCCTGGTGCAGACCACACTGTTCCTCGTGGTGGGTCTGATCGAGCGGCAGGCCGGGGCGTCGACCCTGCAGCGGCTCGGCGGGCTGGCCGCGGCGAGCCCGCTGCTGGCGTTCGTGTTCGTCGTGCCCGCGCTCAATCTCGGTGGCATCCCGCCGTTCTCCGGGTTCATCGGCAAGGTGGCGCTGCTGGAGGCCGGTGCCCGGG from Mycolicibacterium phlei harbors:
- a CDS encoding acyltransferase family protein, with translation MSTLAPARPATRTPLIRDDLDGLRGLAIALVVVYHVWFGRVSGGVDVFLVLSGFFLGGRLLRQAAGEQPDESWPRAILRIVRRLVPALVVVLAASTVLTVLVQPQTRWESFADQSLASLLYYQNWYLAAETSDYLRAGQGVTPLQHIWSMSVQGQFFVAAITIAALIALLCRIDGWARQRRTMLVAVLAVATALSFWYAIVAHQLDQAHAYYDTAARAWEMLAGMLAAAVVGVVRMPGWLRVATATVALAAIACCGFLIDGAAQFPGPWALVPVGATVLLIFAGAPREDRAPWPNRLLASRPLRTLGEMAYSLYLWHWPLLIFWMAHTGQERVGVRDGVAIIAVSLLLAYLTLRLVEEPLRVPSRTLSQGAHHLPRGGAPALIGGAGIALLATAVVMASLGWRAHVAEVRDNDVELQTLSSRDYPGARALLENRRVPDLPMRPSALAAADEVPTTTVDGCITDFASIEVIRCVYGDASADRTIALAGGSHSEHWITALDLLGRRHGFRVVTYLKMGCPLTTDEEPQLAVAEEPYPECRDWVREAMDALIADRPDYVFTTTTRPIQDGPGDQVPEGYVGIWDELNAHGIPILGVRDTPWMFIRSYLFSPVDCLSDGGDPESCGLPRRDVLSDRNPTLDYADRYPLLHPLDLSDAVCRPDHCRAVEGNVLVYHDPHHLTATYVRTMADELGRQIADATGWW
- a CDS encoding Na+/H+ antiporter subunit A gives rise to the protein MLVILLAHAAATALAPLLVYRWGRMAFYPLALVPLLSLIWVVTNWPEPGQSTRVDLPWVPELSMDIALRFDSLAAIMSVLVLAIGALVLFYCADYFHHHDGQMEKRLPSFAAEMVAFSGAMFGLVTADNTLLLYVFWEITTVLSFLLVGHYAERLHSRRAATQALLVTTFGGLAMLVGIIMLGELSGTYLLSEMIASPPGGLVTPVAVTLVLVGALSKSAIVPLHFWLPGAMAAPTPVSAYLHAAAMVKAGVYLIARMTPGFADVPPWRPVVVILGLLTMLLAGWRAVREYDLKLILAFGTVSQLGLITLMVGTGGADMMLAGLAMLVAHAMFKAALFMVVGIVDHSTGTRDIRRLAWLGDRARPLLVIAVCATASMAALPPFFGFVAKEADFETVLHSPQLGGWAPVVLAGIALGSVFTTMYSLRFLFGAFGRKGQSEPSRRVAEMHRLHVGFLLPPAILAVSGLGFGLYPSGLGHALEDYAATIAGGPDYHLALWHGVNLPLLLSVLVLGTGIAVYVNRQRLRRFRTVREPLGNADHAYEAVVRWLDRWSVELTAVTQRGSIPFTQSVILSTLVLLPTIVLALGNRDHPNFALWGSPLQVVIGLIILAAAVGAMVMRNRLAAVLLVGVTGYGCGAIFALHGAPDLALTQFLVETLTLVIFVLVLRTLPAEADRVHIRRYRWPRAALALAVGATVTGLAAFAMAARSATPIAELIPDAAYERGHGANAVNVLLVDIRAWDTMGEVMVLLVAATGVASMVFRHRRFGAPPRVSDVGQPDIGLLPAIPATSPAAGEVTWLRGSELRDPRHRSLLLEVATRVIFPVIMVLSAYFFFAGHNHPGGGFAGGLTAGLALVLRYLAGGRYELGETLPLDAGKVLGAGLTLSAGTALASVLVGAPALSSALIQVDLPVLGSIKIVTALFFDLGVYLIVVGLVLDVLRSLGARIDVELGQDRSAGVTR
- a CDS encoding Na(+)/H(+) antiporter subunit C, which gives rise to MTTSFVPLVLLGGLTAAGVYLLLERNLTRMLLGLLLISNAINLLILVVGGPSGNPPIRGRTSGDTSITADPLAQAMILTSIVITMGVASFILAMAYRSYRLTTEEEVGDDPEDAKVSELAARDTAAVEEERPKPDLGRDTDAPDELDAVPGFEGSQ
- a CDS encoding Na+/H+ antiporter subunit D; the encoded protein is MTFDSTTLASALIPLPVLIPALGAAATLIAGRQPRLQRLITLGGLSVVVAVCCALLYLTDRDGTLVLNVGGWGQSVPGMGPLGITLVVDRLSALMLVVSSIVLLAVVFYAIGQGIRDGDERQPVSIFMPTYMVLSAGVCMAFLAGDLFNLFVGFEVLLSSSYVLLTIGASKDRVRAGISYVMVSMVSSLVFLFGIALVYAATGTLNLAEIAVRLDDVSEGTRSALFAVLLVAFGIKAAVFPLSAWLPDSYPTAPAPVTAVFAGLLTKVGVYAIIRAHSLMFPVGGLDRVLMVAALLTMVVGIMGAIAQSDIKRLLSFTLVSHIGYMVFGVALSNQLGMSGAIYYVAHHILVQTTLFLVVGLIERQAGASTLQRLGGLAAASPLLAFVFVVPALNLGGIPPFSGFIGKVALLEAGARDGSVLAWLLVGGGVLTSLLTLYVVARVWTKAFWRAREDAPEGHLSAASPAALLDEPEDIKFVDRDHVGRMPFGMVAPTGALIAVGLALTIFAGPVFAYSERAAAEVIDRGQYITAVVGTP